A genomic region of Planococcus kocurii contains the following coding sequences:
- the rpsT gene encoding 30S ribosomal protein S20, producing MPNIKSAIKRVRTNESKNVQNSHTKSAMRSSIKKAETALTNKDDNASDTVKAAIKQVEKAASKGLIHKNTAARKKARLMKQA from the coding sequence ATGCCAAACATTAAATCTGCAATCAAACGCGTGCGTACGAACGAAAGCAAAAACGTTCAAAACTCGCATACGAAATCAGCAATGCGTTCTTCTATTAAGAAAGCTGAAACAGCTTTGACTAACAAAGACGATAACGCTAGCGATACTGTAAAAGCGGCGATTAAACAGGTGGAAAAAGCGGCTTCTAAAGGCTTGATCCATAAAAACACTGCAGCTCGTAAAAAAGCTCGCTTGATGAAACAAGCGTAA
- the holA gene encoding DNA polymerase III subunit delta — protein sequence MITSVWKSIRSGQIDPVYLIVGTESYFIEKTLDLLKDKLTDGGELELTFFDLDEVPVDHVIDEADTIPFFSDRKLIIARNATFLKAAERGKEKINHDLKALEAWLEHPPSSSVTIFVAPYEKVDERKKVTKLMKQHTVLIEAKSLQTNDLESFLMHEAKNFGKGIDLKAAQRLMEMAGTDLTLLSSEIEKMSLYLGAAEGDITVDLVEQMTARTLEQDAFKMLQSYLDGDVSGALSVYYDLLRQKEEPVALAALLASQIRFMIQVYYLQKKGYHAQQISKQLKAHPYRVKLLVEKRQQISEKRLLQVLGDLADIDLQLKTLSGNRERILEFFLMKRAIKQQR from the coding sequence ATGATTACTTCCGTGTGGAAATCCATACGCAGCGGACAAATAGACCCTGTTTATCTCATTGTGGGAACAGAAAGCTATTTTATTGAAAAAACCTTGGATTTGCTAAAAGATAAATTGACGGACGGCGGAGAATTAGAACTAACTTTTTTTGATTTGGACGAAGTACCGGTTGACCACGTTATTGATGAGGCAGACACCATTCCTTTTTTCAGTGACCGCAAGCTGATTATTGCACGCAATGCAACGTTTTTAAAAGCAGCAGAGCGTGGCAAAGAAAAAATCAATCATGATCTAAAGGCACTCGAAGCCTGGTTAGAACATCCACCAAGTAGTTCGGTGACAATTTTTGTAGCGCCTTATGAAAAAGTAGACGAGCGCAAAAAAGTAACCAAGCTGATGAAGCAACATACCGTACTAATAGAAGCCAAGTCACTCCAGACTAATGACTTAGAAAGTTTTCTAATGCACGAAGCGAAAAATTTTGGTAAAGGCATCGATTTGAAAGCGGCTCAGCGATTAATGGAGATGGCAGGTACCGACCTGACATTATTGTCTTCAGAAATTGAGAAGATGTCGCTGTATCTCGGGGCAGCAGAAGGAGACATTACGGTAGACCTTGTAGAACAAATGACAGCACGGACGCTTGAGCAAGATGCATTTAAAATGCTTCAGTCGTATCTTGACGGCGATGTTAGCGGCGCCCTAAGTGTTTACTACGACTTGTTGCGTCAAAAAGAAGAGCCGGTAGCATTAGCGGCTTTACTGGCTTCGCAAATACGCTTTATGATTCAAGTGTATTATTTGCAGAAAAAAGGGTATCATGCGCAACAAATTTCTAAACAACTAAAGGCGCATCCCTATCGCGTTAAGCTACTAGTGGAAAAACGCCAACAGATTTCTGAAAAGCGACTGTTGCAGGTACTTGGTGATTTAGCAGACATCGATCTTCAGCTAAAAACACTTAGTGGCAATCGTGAGCGCATTTTGGAATTTTTCTTGATGAAGCGCGCGATCAAACAACAACGTTAA
- a CDS encoding YqzM family protein, giving the protein MNEFEQNVQSKRNDAIDAGMGFVVSFGFFALIFIIAGVVEFAAR; this is encoded by the coding sequence ATGAATGAATTTGAACAGAATGTACAGTCCAAACGTAACGATGCAATCGACGCGGGAATGGGCTTTGTCGTATCCTTTGGATTTTTTGCCCTTATCTTCATTATCGCCGGAGTTGTAGAATTCGCTGCACGGTAA